In Bacillus sp. SM2101, the following are encoded in one genomic region:
- the bshB1 gene encoding bacillithiol biosynthesis deacetylase BshB1: MKLDMLAFGAHADDVEIGMGGTIAKYTNKGFKIGICDLTEAELSSNGTVEIRKQEAMKASAILSISERLNLQLPDRGLFKKEEYIKLIVEKIRFYRPNIVFAPYFEDRHPDHGNCAHLVEEAVFSAGIKNYEDNKRLAAHKVSSIYFYMINGFHKPTFVIDISQTIEQKLNSLRAYKSQFTKVNDSIDTPLTNGYIETVKSRERLFGKEVGVDYAEGFISKKPLLMKHDLLGECK; encoded by the coding sequence ATGAAACTAGATATGCTTGCATTCGGTGCTCATGCTGATGATGTAGAAATTGGCATGGGTGGCACGATTGCCAAATATACTAATAAAGGATTCAAAATTGGCATATGTGATTTAACAGAAGCCGAGTTATCTTCAAACGGAACAGTTGAGATTAGAAAGCAAGAGGCTATGAAGGCATCTGCGATACTATCTATTAGTGAACGATTAAATTTACAACTTCCGGATCGTGGTTTATTCAAAAAAGAAGAATATATAAAGTTAATTGTTGAGAAGATTCGCTTCTATCGACCTAATATTGTTTTTGCACCTTATTTTGAGGATCGGCATCCGGATCATGGGAATTGCGCGCACCTTGTAGAGGAAGCAGTATTTTCTGCTGGAATTAAGAACTACGAAGATAACAAACGCTTAGCAGCACATAAAGTATCATCAATATATTTTTATATGATCAATGGCTTTCATAAGCCTACTTTTGTCATTGATATATCTCAAACTATAGAACAAAAGCTAAATAGTTTAAGAGCATATAAAAGTCAATTTACGAAGGTAAATGATTCAATTGATACTCCATTAACTAATGGGTACATAGAGACAGTAAAAAGTAGAGAAAGATTATTTGGCAAAGAGGTTGGCGTTGATTATGCAGAAGGGTTTATTAGTAAAAAGCCTTTGCTTATGAAACATGATTTGTTAGGAGAGTGTAAATGA
- the bshA gene encoding N-acetyl-alpha-D-glucosaminyl L-malate synthase BshA, with product MKMKIGITCYPSVGGSGVIATELGKMLAERGHEIHFISSSMPFRLNKLYCNIYYHEVEINQYSVFKYAPYDLSLASKMAEVAKREKLDLLHVHYAIPHAVCAYLAKQMVGDEKLKIVTTLHGTDITVLGYDPSLSDMIKFGIENSDVVTAVSNSLVEQTYDLLDVKKEISTVYNFVDERVYSKKEAVQNLKGEYGIDEEDKVIIHVSNFRQVKRVTDVVKAFNIIAKQVKSKLLLIGDGPEVTVVCKLVNDLQLTDKVLFLGKQENVEELYSISDLTLLLSEKESFGLVLLEAFACGVPGIGTNIGGIPEVITPGENGYISQVGDIEDVAKKAVQILTDDQLHKQMSEAAVTTVKEKFHSTKIVEQYERLYFTLLNRRVDIVK from the coding sequence ATGAAGATGAAAATTGGTATCACTTGTTACCCCTCAGTGGGAGGGTCGGGTGTTATTGCAACTGAGCTAGGTAAAATGTTAGCAGAAAGAGGCCATGAAATTCACTTTATTTCATCAAGTATGCCATTTAGGCTCAACAAGTTGTATTGTAATATTTATTATCATGAGGTAGAAATCAACCAATATTCTGTTTTTAAATATGCTCCCTATGACCTTTCATTAGCGTCAAAAATGGCAGAAGTGGCGAAACGTGAAAAACTGGACTTATTACATGTTCATTATGCTATACCTCATGCTGTTTGTGCTTATTTAGCTAAGCAAATGGTTGGAGACGAAAAGCTGAAAATTGTAACAACATTACACGGTACTGATATTACAGTTCTTGGCTATGACCCATCATTGAGTGATATGATCAAATTTGGAATCGAAAATTCAGATGTTGTAACAGCTGTTTCTAATTCTCTTGTTGAGCAAACGTATGACTTACTTGATGTTAAGAAAGAAATTTCTACTGTTTATAATTTTGTTGATGAGCGTGTTTATTCTAAAAAAGAAGCTGTTCAAAATCTAAAAGGTGAGTATGGTATAGACGAAGAAGATAAAGTTATTATTCATGTATCGAATTTTCGTCAGGTAAAAAGAGTCACTGATGTTGTAAAAGCATTCAATATCATTGCAAAACAAGTAAAGTCTAAACTGCTGCTAATCGGGGATGGCCCTGAGGTAACAGTTGTTTGTAAATTAGTAAACGATTTACAATTAACTGATAAAGTACTTTTTTTAGGTAAACAAGAAAATGTTGAGGAGTTATACTCAATAAGTGATTTAACTCTATTATTGTCTGAAAAGGAAAGTTTCGGTCTTGTATTACTTGAGGCATTCGCTTGTGGTGTGCCAGGTATTGGTACAAATATTGGTGGAATTCCAGAAGTAATCACTCCTGGAGAAAATGGCTACATTAGTCAGGTTGGAGATATTGAAGATGTTGCGAAGAAAGCAGTGCAAATTCTGACAGATGATCAATTACACAAACAAATGTCTGAAGCAGCTGTTACAACTGTAAAAGAAAAGTTTCATTCCACAAAAATAGTTGAACAATATGAACGCTTATATTTTACTTTACTAAACCGTAGGGTCGACATTGTTAAATAA
- the mgsA gene encoding methylglyoxal synthase, producing MKIALVAHDKKKNDLIQFATAYLSTLEQHELYATGTTGQKISEATNLKIHRFQSGPLGGDQEIGAMVANNKMDMVLFFRDPLTPQPHEPDVSALIRLCDVYAIPLATNMGTAEILVKGLERGEFQWRSIIHEQQGEQT from the coding sequence ATGAAAATAGCACTTGTAGCCCATGATAAAAAGAAAAATGATTTAATTCAATTCGCAACAGCTTATTTATCTACTTTGGAACAGCATGAACTTTATGCGACTGGTACGACGGGACAAAAAATTTCTGAAGCTACTAACTTGAAGATCCACCGCTTTCAATCAGGTCCACTTGGGGGTGACCAAGAAATTGGAGCGATGGTAGCAAACAATAAAATGGATATGGTTTTATTTTTTCGTGACCCTTTAACTCCCCAACCTCATGAGCCAGACGTATCTGCTTTAATAAGACTTTGTGATGTGTACGCGATTCCATTAGCAACAAATATGGGAACAGCTGAGATACTAGTCAAAGGCCTAGAACGAGGAGAATTCCAATGGCGCTCAATTATTCACGAACAACAAGGTGAACAGACATGA